Proteins found in one Colletes latitarsis isolate SP2378_abdomen chromosome 8, iyColLati1, whole genome shotgun sequence genomic segment:
- the LOC143344612 gene encoding uncharacterized protein LOC143344612: MANQQNEKDLSLNSSSPKSLNSSFSLKRKSIHVQNALPENNDDEERLAFHRGMNVNNTSTKKLTETSKRQSLGLACLAQISAPEITDRIYECIKLNSENKITAKNAFSLEMIDLMTYMIKKQDVNISNLQVASTSLDVSAKIYGFRVDSVYTEMLKLVGGLDKEKNETPIDDYHEDTNNVQGNKIYDVEKIKQIKSKKRKQKIFSSVNDLKGTVETIKPSSWLMDQQDTQTTDALYQVVLPIHANSKFYLHRHNDIIVDTVESKRNIKDIKVNIPQIEHFSELSICPPLVNFEFCGSTNNKDEEEENRFHFDLDASLPSEDEAIQPDVYDDENNVEKCMEAREPLEEVVDFCKLVTRTEATEMSEYSFFRKGTSSHWVGPAHWKMHNFKKLFGESRVIEKCHLERGTKRKEIELSYDGDTKQAILPKFSSVPASRVEIRYARAKWQEEILTLPRDMNYNIESVTKLYLHKLIPNLRNKDKLNTTHASDIDNYNYNNENDSINYCPNEDYVTNENNDNDVAEMIFTEDNLVAAPKLTNKISIAYSTREKKIDMKELKECIWKLLDSNNDSIGVNTENAVQQETENKIKDNTYFSDVYKRLPDVLTKTNVEALTVPLSFVSLLHLASERNLEIQSLPDMSDLIVVANKEYVVIETYYFGITKHIYFFFSSIFILYSYLWKIITLKNIADMKIDAAVDTPATSMSPLRRKSVLSRKSSDIPVLLENDDEAERLVFRRESNAASMPIIKNTSGRRSSIGLNSLVNVPTSQMTEHISQCIKLGTENKINPRNAFNLKIIDFMAYLIKRRDDKMNNLQVASTSLDVSTQIYGFRVDGVHTQILKMMDGMDIGEKNNMNANTMDVNGESEDQLEKPAKKKKKKNKQYILSTVENLRTNVETRKPSLVTMEEDLQSTDMLRQITLPIHANSRFYLHPYNDILVDLVDYKRIQSKDISCSTLRVGDLSNMQICPPLHHFNFQNFNEDDEIENDLPEQTNESRFQFDLDASISQDEEHPCTNINYFNVEENEEENVNRYTKHPDQVQNLVDFQEVLSNSVPTKVSEYSFIPKNLNLHWAIPTYWRNTNFRKILTNSEVVGTCHQAPIKKKKEIELCYNDDTVNSVNDKFLPRKGITLNRKRVNIDWKEEILTLPPDKHYDVAQTSKLYLNTIIFKHPEKGEKINTTCLSDVDYNYDNESEIICNSGLDNNECRETEENNVVDNVTRPEDEHMTESQPFTGNNLVTAPKLTNKSSINYCVREKKIDMGQLKKSIWKCLTTDDSEKIANAQASKENVQQSVCDKMNDKKYFSEIYKKLPNILTKDNSKELSYPIAFVSLLHLANEKSLKITSSPDVFDLTIEQD; this comes from the exons ATGGCAAATCAACAAAACGAAAAAGATCTATCATTAAATTCTTCGTCACCTAAGTCTTTaaattcttcattttctttaaaaagaaaatcTATCCATGTACAAAATGCATTACCAGAAAATAATGATGACGAAGAACGTTTGGCATTTCACCGTGGGATGAATGTTAATAACACATCGACAAAAAAATTAACAGAAACTAGTAAACGACAATCTCTAGGACTTGCCTGTTTAGCACAAATATCAGCTCCTGAAATAACTGATCGTATATACGAGTGTATAAAACTCAACAGCGAAAACAAAATTACTGCAAAGAATGCTTTCAGCTTAGAAATGATTGATTTAATGACTTATATGATTAAAAAACAAGACGTTAACATATCTAATTTACAAGTAGCTAGTACATCGTTGGATGTGAGCGCGAAGATTTATGGTTTCCGTGTAGACAGTGTTTATACAGAAATGTTGAAATTGGTAGGTGGATTAGACAAAGAGAAAAATGAAACACCGATAGATGATTACCATGAAGATACGAATAATGTGCAAGGAAACAAAATATATGATgtagaaaaaataaaacaaataaaatcgaagaaaaggaaacaaaaaattttttcttccgtgaatgatttgaaaggaACTGTTGAAACGATAAAACCTTCGTCGTGGTTAATGGACCAACAAGATACACAAACTACGGATGCATTATACCAAGTAGTACTGCCAATTCATGCAAATTCGAAGTTTTATTTACACAGGCATAACGACATCATTGTAGATACCGTTGAAtctaaaagaaatattaaagaTATAAAAGTAAATATTCCGCAAATAGAACATTTTTCTGAATTAAGCATATGTCCACCTTTGGTTAACTTTGAATTTTGTGGTTCGACCAACAATAAAGACGAAGAAGAGGAGAATAGATTTCACTTTGACTTGGATGCCAGTTTACCATCGGAAGATGAAGCAATTCAGCCTGATGTTTATGATGATGAAAACAATGTAGAGAAATGTATGGAAGCAAGAGAACCTCTTGAAGAAGTTGTAGATTTTTGTAAACTTGTAACTCGTACAGAAGCAACAGAAATGTCGGAATATTCTTTTTTTCGGAAAGGTACAAGCAGTCACTGGGTTGGTCCAGCCCATTGGAAAATGCATAATTTCAAAAAACTCTTTGGAGAGAGTAGAGTCATAGAGAAATGTCATCTAGAACGAGGTACAAAAAGGAAAGAAATAGAACTTTCTTACGATGGGGACACAAAACAAGCTATATTACCAAAATTCTCGTCAGTACCAGCTTCAAGAGTGGAAATTAGGTATGCCAGAGCAAAATGGCAGGAAGAAATTCTTACATTACCGCGAGATATGAATTATAATATCGAATCTGTTACCAAGCTGTACCTTCATAAACTAATACCGAATTTAAGAAACAAGGACAAATTAAATACTACTCATGCATCTGACATAGATAATTACAACTACAATAATGAAAATGATTCAATAAACTATTGCCCTAATGAAGATTATGTAACGAACGAAAACAACGATAATGATGTAGCTGAAATGATTTTTACTGAAGACAATTTGGTTGCTGCGCCTAAATTAACAAATAAGATATCTATCGCGTATAGcactcgagaaaaaaaaattgatatgaAAGAATTAAAGGAATGTATTTGGAAACTCTTGGATTCGAATAATGATAGCATCGGTGTAAATACAGAAAACGCAGTACAACAggaaacagaaaataaaattaaagataaTACATATTTCAGTGACGTTTATAAAAGATTGCCAGATGTATTAACAAAAACTAATGTAGAGGCACTAACTGTTCCTCTTTCCTTTGTATCGTTACTACATTTGGCAAGCGAAAGAAACTTGGAAATACAATCTCTTCCAGATATGTCTGATCTTATTGTAGTAGCTAATAAAGAATA TGTTGTTATTGAGACGTACT ATTTTGGTATAACGaaacatatatatttttttttcagcAGCATATTTATACTATATTCATATTTGTGGAAAATAATAACTCTGAAAAATATAGCAGACATGAAGATAGATGCTGCTGTAGATACACCTGCAACGTCTATGTCTCCATTGCGGCGGAAATCAGTTCTTTCACGTAAATCAAGTGATATTCCTGTTCTATTAGAGAACGATGATGAAGCAGAACGTTTGGTTTTTCGCCGTGAAAGTAATGCTGCTTCAATGCCAATAATTAAGAATACAAGTGGTAGAAGAAGTTCTATAGGCCTTAATTCCTTAGTAAATGTACCTACATCTCAAATGACAGAGCATATATCTCAATGTATAAAGCTTGgaactgaaaataaaattaatccaCGAAATGCATTTAACTTAAAAATAATTGATTTTATGGCGTATTTGATCAAGAGACGAGATGACAAAATGAATAATTTGCAAGTAGCTAGCACATCATTAGATGTAAGTACTCAGATTTATGGATTTCGAGTCGATGGTGTACATACGCAGATACTTAAAATGATGGATGGAATGGATATAGGAGAGAAAAATAATATGAATGCTAATACAATGGACGTTAATGGAGAAAGTGAAGATCAATTAGAAAAACCagcgaagaaaaagaaaaagaaaaataaacagtACATATTAAGCACAGTTGAAAATTTAAGAACAAATGTAGAAACTAGAAAACCTTCTCTAGTAACTATGGAAGAAGATTTACAAAGCACAGATATGTTGCGTCAAATAACGTTACCAATTCATGCAAATTCTAGATTTTATTTACATCCATATAATGATATTTTGGTAGACTTGGTAGATTATAAAAGAATACAAAGCAAAGATATAAGTTGTAGTACTTTGAGAGTAGGAGATTTGTCAAATAtgcaaatttgtccacctttacatcatttcaattttcaaaatttcaatgaggacGATGAAATAGAGAACGATCTACCAGAACAAACTAATGAAAGTAGATTTCAATTTGATCTTGATGCAAGCATATCGCAGGATGAAGAACATCCATGTACaaacataaattattttaatgttGAAGAGAATGAAGAGGAAAATGTAAATAGATACACTAAACATCCTGATCAAGTACAGAACCTTGTAGATTTTCAGGAAGTTTTAAGTAACTCTGTACCAACAAAAGTTTCAGAATATTCATTTATtccaaaaaatttgaatttacaTTGGGCAATTCCAACATATTGGAGAAATACAAATTtcagaaaaattttaacaaacaGTGAAGTAGTTGGAACGTGCCATCAAGCACCcatcaaaaagaaaaaagaaatagaacTGTGTTATAACGATGACACGGTTAATAGTGTAAATGATAAATTTTTACCAAGAAAAGGAATTACACTAAATCGTAAGAGAGTTAATATAGATTGGAAGGAGGAAATACTAACATTACCACCAGATAAACATTATGATGTTGCACAAACTAGTAAATTGTATCTTAATACAATAATATTTAAACATCCAGAGAAGGGAGAGAAAATAAATACTACTTGCTTATCTGACGTAGATTACAATTATGATAATGAAAGTGAAATAATCTGTAATTCTGGGTTAGATAACAACGAATGCAGAGAAACTGAAGAAAATAATGTAGTCGATAATGTTACTAGACCTGAAGATGAACATATGACAGAATCACAGCCTTTTACCGGAAACAATCTTGTCACTGCTCCCAAACTAACAAATAAGTCATCCATTAATTATTGTGTACGTGAAAAAAAGATAGATATGGGACAATTGAAAAAATCCATTTGGAAATGCTTGACTACAGATGATAGCGAAAAAATTGCAAATGCACAAGCATCAAAAGAAAATGTGCAACAAAGTGTTTGTGATAAAATGAATGACAAAAAATACTTTAGTGAAATTTATAAGAAACTACCAAATATATTGACAAAAGATAATAGTAAGGAATTAAGTTATCCAATTGCCTTTGTGTCTTTATTACATTTAGCAAATGAAAAGTCACTGAAAATAACTTCTTCACCTGATGTGTTTGACCTTACTATAGAACAAGACTGA